DNA sequence from the Malus domestica chromosome 11, GDT2T_hap1 genome:
cctaaattgtttttccttgtgacaaaattttgacattcACATCAGCATAAATGTGAGTTCTAAGTACGTCAAATCATCACTTAACGATCATACAAACAAATTGATTAATGGATCTATGACACAAGAATAAATTATAAGTTtgtgtatgacattgcaatattttaaaatatatgaaGATGCAATTGCACACAAATTTGAAagtgtaaaatgtaatttacccaaaattaaAACGGAGATAATTTAAATTGTTGGGATCAATTGCAACCAATTCACCATGTTAGCTCTGCCAAAGGAGTGGGATTTAGTTACCATTGTGAGGACCAGGAGACACGATCATGATATTGCACCCCATTTTTATGGTTAATCGATGTGGGCAGTTGCTTGTAATGCTGGGAAGACGAAGACTAATGAAGAAGATAGTACAATATCATTGGTGTACATCATCATATATGTTTTAATCCTTGTATTTGGGGCAACCTCATCCTATATGATGTATTCAGTCACACAACTTATTATTGTTGCCTACCGAGCTGTACATCCTCATCATCAATTCATCATTGTCTGAGAGCAACTCCAACTTACTATGTCAATTGCTGTCCGGGCTATTGAGCAAAAGCAATAGACAGTAATTATCCGAGTACATGTCCACCGCATAATAAATTGCCCCATCAAttggtattaaaaaaaaaaatatttaaataaaattaataaagagtaatattattttgttatgttgtagtttattttatctgacaaggttAAAGGGGCCGGCGAAAAGggtagagagattgagagagatgtgtttgtataattgtaggggaatgtgtatGTTATTCCTCATACATAGTACCTTTATTTATCCCTCATACAtaatgtctttatttatagtagcaaaaggagagaagatattccttcatccccaaggaatataAGATGTAATTGGAAaagataactagaatcaaatctaatctaggatttacatgatcacacttaaactaggaatgtttataACActtccccttgagtgtgtaaatactcaaggtagatttagcatcatgtagaagttgaggaagttgacTCATTGTcactgattccaaggaacaacgtttattctcaataaggtaggaacttgcataagtaagtaagtctcactaaaaaaaccctaaggctatggcaaaaatccgagtagggacaaaatccatagtctaaggaaaaatgcgtgagaaaagcaaagtcaaaagaaacgtctacgggacgtcatcagggatatgaccagcccaaggtgggtgcctcgttaaaacctagttaggtagcaaaaacccaggggaaaaaatgctcctaatcatagagaaaaagagtacattaagatcaaacaAGTATCTTCAAGATACTCCTTTTGAGTTTGACACAAGCTTCTGAAGCGTCGTCTTCGGcaatgatttggtgaagaggtcggccaaattgtcttgtgaatggatttatgtgacttcaatcttctaatgctcttgttgttgatttgaaaaaaagaaaagaaaaaaaaacttcggcgcaatgtgcttggtgttgtctcctttgatataacccttcttgagttgtTTGATGCATActacattgtcttcaaagatcgtcgttGGGACATCAACGGTGGGATAAAGATtgcaggagcttcgaatatggtcCACAACTACTCTCAACCAAAatcattcccgagttgcttcatgtaaggcgagaatttcagcatggttagacgaagtggcaactaaggtctgtttagttgacctccaagagattaCGGTGCCTCatacggtaaagacataacccgtttgagaatgcatcttgtgcggatcagataagtatcctgcATCGGCATAACTAACAAGGTGAGAATCGACTTGAGAAGCAAAGGGTGCGTCATCACTTGAGGATTCatagggatagaataagcccaaatccgtagtacccttaaggtaacggaagatgtctttcatgCCAGTCCAGTGTCTGCGTGCTGATACATTACTATATCTTGCCAAAATATTAacaacgaaggagatgtcgggtccaGTGCATTGaactaagtacaataaagcgcctatcacacttagataaggaacttcaggctccaaaatctcttcatcatcctcattcggACAAaagggatctcattttgcatctagcgatcaAACGAACATAGGaatactcgaaggcttcgctttatcctcattaaagcggTGCAACACCttatgggtgtagttcgattgatgtactaggattccatccgaacaatgctctatctcgaggcCGAGATAGTATCGAGTCTTActtagatctttcatctcaaattctgacttcaggtgctcggcagttctcgcgagctctttaagagttccgatgaggttcatgtcatcgacatatactgcaacaatcgcaaatccagaatgtgacttcttaatgaacacataaGGACATAgtttgttgttcacatatccctgactagttaAATACTTACTCAGATGGTTATACCATATTCTtccagattgtttcaaaccatatagtgaacgcctcagctgAATTGAGAACGTGTTCCAggatttggaaatatttgagcCAGTTAatgtaagtcattcgggaactttcatataaatttctgtATCAAGATCCTCATAGAGATTTGCGGTTACTACGTTCATCAGctgcatactcagtttttcagaaactaccaaactgataaggtagcgaaaagtaatcacatccataacgggtgaataagtttcgtcatagtcaatcccgaggcattgtgagaagccttgtgcaacaagacgagctttaTAATGCACAATTTCGtttttctcattacgcttctgaacgaaaacccacttgtagccaacatgCTTCACATGTGGAAGAGTATGAGCTACAGGtctaaacaccttacgttttgcAAACGAATCGAGTtcaacttggattgcttgtttctagtttgaccaattagttctacgtcgacatttatcaacataacgtggttcaatgtcattgctcaacatgatctcagtagctactgcatatgcCAATGCATCGTCgataatcatctcatttctacaccacacatcatctaagctagcataatagatcgaaatctcacgattctcgggatgaggattcgtctcttcaatgacgcttccataatctagaatttcttcatgagttggatagaatgagtaaACGATAGTCTGATTCACGGTAGGTTCTTTAAGACTTTGTGTCGTgggtttcctcttccgggggtgtgaatcctttgaactaaGGGGTCTGCCACGTTTTTaggtaggggcagatgattggctagccactaatgtacgtggatcactaAGATTGGCGTCTCGGGCCTTCAGGAGGGAAGCCGACATTTGgggcgtattcgcagctggaatatgtgatcttgccACACGCGCTAGATTAGTGAAggcatctggcatgctttgagctatgctctggagatctaatatgcgctgcacttcaaATTTAGACTGAGCGGTCCAGAGATCTAAATAAGACAAAGTGAAAGTCATCCACGATAATTCGTGTCATTCTTCAGGAACATTGACATTCTTATCTctccctaacgacgggaaaatTATCTCATAGAAATGACAATCtgcgaaacgagcggtaaacataTTGCCTGTCAAAGGTTTTAAGTAatgaataatcgaaggagaatcatattcgACATAGATTATCATCATTCGTTGATGCCCCATTTTTGTCTATAAGGGCGGATCAACACATATACCGCATAACAAAAAACgagcagatgcgatatgtcgggttcgtatcTGGTAACCAACTAAATGACattaaatggttgtgtcgcaacaggcctcaagCGAACCAATTTCGctacgtgcaatattgcatagtcTCAAGCAGCGATGGGATCTTGGtatgtatgaccaacgatcgagcaatcatttgtaagtgcTTAATGAAAGCATCTGCCAGGCCATTCTGGGTGTAAACATGGGGTACAtaatgttcaacttcaaccccaactgacatgcaatagtcatcaaaagttttatatgtgaattctctagcattatccaatctaATAGATTTGATTGGATAATCAAAATGGTGAGCCTTGaacttgataacctgagccaacagtttggagaatgtagcgttccttgtggacaacaagcacacatgTGACCACTGtgtggaagcgtcaaccaaaaccataaagtatctaaatggtccgcatggagggtgaatcggtccacaaatgtccccctgaattcattgtagaaaaatgggaggattcgaaagAATCTTGTCagaagaaggcttagtaataagctttcccatataacatgtttgacatgtgattccttggatcaaacctaaacttcgggttagtggatacCCGtctgatgatttgaggatacggcgcatcgctattcgtccaggatgtcctaaacgatcatgccaaagtgtaattttgtGCGCGGTCCCAATAGtaaggccggccacatagtggcattctatggggcgtatggtcgtagtaaaCAGACCACTTGAGATACActtcatcttctctagaatacgcttttgaccatattcgtaagaagttatgcacaaaaattcaacttcgttttctacgtgggtttcagcgtggtaatttttatgtctaatgtccttgaaactcaacaactTTCTTCCGGAATGTAGAGAATAAAATGTctcattatacgtgccttaccgtatccttctatcagggtagatgggcctgagagggttgtcagatgtgcattcttaggtatgaagttagtgaaatagatgtgtTCACGCAAAAtagtgtgcgtggttgcactatctgctagacaactaacttccccactagtcatacctaaaatgaaaaattaatttgaatcggtcacatgcataaaagttctaaaaacaaatatcaattcaaaataatttcatttattcaaggatggtaattaattaaaaacttaatatccaaaaaaaaaccaaatcaccaacaaataatccaaacataaaggaaaattgttcaaaaatcaaccaaaaacaaagggGGGTTCGGCCattaggtggaattcggccgcattgtcttatttcaactaaaaaataagtctgtgtctaagattctaatacTCCATAGGGGTGGTATCCTTTTGAAAgttagaaacctccatctttgtagtctctggttcgtccacttgcacgaagtttgattcaaacctCTTaggacgagaatgatattcagctacaaCCTTATGGGGAGCTCGGCAAATAcaggaccaatggtcctttgaaccacaacgATATCACATATCCGCATCTatggtttcaggtgctttgcccttattcttgaagtttggggccttgggaacgaggtttgggcgcttctgggctttgtttcctcccttgcaTAGACATTGACTTTGTTAACTTTCATGGGGTGGCTTCTGGCTGCCCCTAgcacgcctcttttggcgttttgggcgTTGGTTTGTGCTATAAGGTGCTTCAAACACAGTAATCGTCgaagtaggtcgagcttgatgattcttcatcaacagttggttctgcttttcagcgagaagtaaaacaaagatcaaatttaagaacttagtgaacttttgagctctatattgttgctgcaggacaatattagatgTAGAGAAAGTCGGATAGGTCTTCTCCATGAGAtcggtcaaagtttcattacaaaacttgagaagtgatcaatttcgtcaaacttcataattatattcattcacagacttaaagtcttggaagcgcaaatgATGCCAGCCATGTCTTGCTTTAGGCAAGAATATGttcttttggtgatcaaaacgatcagccaaagcgatccatagtgcacgtggatcctcctcaacaAGATACTCAGTTTGCAAGGCATCATGGATAtatcttcggatgaagatcatagcagtggcttttttaGCTTTACCAACAGGGTTGTTCGTCTCTTTTTCAATGGCGGGACACAAGTTCTTTGcaatgaggtggagcttcacatcttggacccacttgaggtagtttcttcactagagacctccaaagcgatgaagtcgagtttgttcaaattcgacatgttcttatcacaaaatagatggacaagatgtgattAGTGtaatggataaaaaaaaatcaatctattcacataggagtagaacatacaggttctaatagacattattggtttaattttgcatgaaaaaacttcgggttttcatgggtgatgtttttaagtgaaaacttcaggttttcaaacaaggcatgtttttaagaaactttaggtttcgaaataattatgaacttcaggttcatatgttcatgcaggcaaacacaaatatatacacaaaaatatgcaacaagactATGCAAAAATAGAACTTTAGgtctataattataattgaattaattagttGAACTTCGGGGCaaatttaaagtgtgggtgaaaaaatataaaacccattgggcctaaaataatTAGGCGAATAAACTTGGGGTCCAAAAGAAGGCATAAGCCCACATGGTGGGCTAAAAAAATGTTGGACCATGTAGCCCAGGCCCAAAAATTAGGCTGGGGTGTCTCGGGTGGGACTGCAGGCCCATGGCGAAGACCGGCCAGGGAAATAGGCTACTACAGGCAAGCccaaaaacaatattttttttatatgggcCGCTTCAGGCaagcccaaattttttttttttttcttttgcaggCCCAGGGAAAACGGTTGGGCCAATAAAACTGTTATGGGCTACAACATGCAAGCCCAAAACTGATGCTAGGTTTTAGGTTTAGGCCGAGAAGAGGCCCAAAGGGCCGCGGGTCGCAAATTCCAACCATACTGGGTGTGCGCATTGGAGAAGATGCCCGGTGCTGCAGCTTCTGGCGGCTGTGTCTGGGTTGTTGGGTCTCGGGGTGAGTTATGGTAGTCATGGACAACCACGGAGATAATTTAATCTCAATGTTTcaacaaccaaaaaccctagaaaatttAAATCGGATTTTCGAAAAATTAAGATCAGATTCAATCGAATCTCAGTCCAATTTTCGACGTGGGACGACTTCTGGTCGTCGACGACATGAACCAAAGGTTCAGGGTAGTGGCTGCAGGCCATGCCCGTGGTTGATGTGGACACGAACACCATCAATGGTGTCGGGTCTTTTAGGTTTCAAAGCTCGAAGCTTCTGACTCCGTGGTTTGGTGGTTCTCAGCTTAGCATGGGGAGCCCAGTGACATGGGGTCAGGCTAGGAGCCGATGGCTCTGGTTGTGGCTCGACGCAACTCAGCCTGCAAGTTGTAGGCTTGGGCGAGGTCGGGGGTTCGAAAAACCCTAGCGCGATTcttgttttccctttttttttttttcaattcaattcatatacaatttaatttgatgcatatgcaattcaatattttaatgcatgtacatatatttgatacaattcatggaaaatatcaaattcacataattcaacaattatgaatataatgcatacacaatttatgtagaatctaaaattcgaaaaatgtaaagttgggtcatgcattatggtgaatgttcatgctatcagggttgcaaaaatatcgacataaaaatcgttgttttgaaagaacctgattgagtgatgatatggatgaactggcttgatgcagaaaaattcttcaatgtcagattcctaagcgcaatGGTAGGAGCGggctgataatgtgttgtagtctattttatctgacaaggttAAGAGGGGCCATCAGCAAGggtagagagattgagagagatgtgtttgtataattgtaggggaatgtgtatGTTATCCCTCCTATATAAtgcatttatttatagaagtaaaaggagaaaatatattcattcatccccaaggaatacaagatgtaataggaaaggataactagaatcaaatctaatttaggatttacacaatcacacttaaacaaTGTTTACAACATGTTACTaattttggtttcttttttttttatttcttttttttttctacaacctctccctctctctagaAGCATCTGTTTCGCCCCCCCCTTCCTCTCCCTTTGCTTTTTCTCCGTGGGGCTATGGTGGCCACCTCTCTTTTGCATGCCCTTTCTTTCAAACCTCACCATCCTCATAACTAGACTTAGGAGAAAAAGGCCGGAGCTTGGATAGTTTGATCTGTTCATCCCGTCGTTTGTGTCGTTCGATTAGAACTAGACTCTGGGGAAGAAGACCGGAGTTTGGATCTATTGATGGAGAAGAAGACATCTTAGGTCATTTAAGAGAAAAACAGATTAAATCAGAAATTCTTGAGTTCCcaaattgttatcaaacaaataagcGAACGTTATTGTAATGACCTAGCAActccaaaataatagttttttacAGAAATAATCATTCAAAAAAGATCTCGCCAAATGAACAGCTTTAATCAATTTACTAACGTTTTAAAATAAAACGTAAAAAAGAAGTAGGTATCCTCTATATGTTCGATTAACAAAGATTAACATGTTAAATTATCAGATTATTAATCTAAATAGCACAAATGCATTAAGCATATTTTTACCATATTTTTAAAGGAATGATTTTGCGCACGCATTTCTAGAAGCCATGGACTGCAGGACAAGTTTGAGGATAAAGAAAGAGAGACTTGGAGGTGACCGAACAACCGAATCTGGATCCtcgttggattttttttgtaaGAATCTTGAAAATTCGTGAATCATATCCGTTTATCATACATCGTACGATCatgaattattttaaatattttttatttaaaattaaatataaatagtatatgataaaaactgaccgtactatatacgataaacggacacgaTGTAGATTCTCACCAACTATTCTCACCAAAAGGGATCTTGTTGGCAAACAACTTGAcctaatcaaaattcaaaagacCAAACAAGCAGACACGTAAAATACCTATTATACCCTTCAACGAACTAATGGGGGCCCTCCTACAAAAGCTGACACGTCAGAGCAGTAAACTCTGCAGTCGCTCGTGATCCACTGCAAAAACGACACACAAAATACaacaaatgataaaataaatagaTCGATAAAAAATTTGCAATACTTCCACATGGTGGAGGCTAATAAACTAAATCATTGTCAATTGAAACAATATTTCCAGTCTGAATGGTTACTTGGCACATCAAATAtttcgttatgaatttataaatgTATTGAGAATACGTGGGCATTTAGTAAAAAATAGAACGAGATTCGTCTTCCAAATAGAAACGATAAACgacatttgaaaattttataataatatttttgaagtgttaataataatttttgcaataatttcttgcatttttttgtttatacagAAGCTTAAATTGAACTTATTTTTCTAGCGAGCTTAATCGTTGTTCAACCCGGCTCATTTTTTTACAAATCGAACTTGAACAAGTAAAAACCAAGGCGAACAAGAGTTGAAGTTCAACCGATTAACATCCCCACCTAAAACTAGCTTGTTTCGATTATTGTACTCCAATGTTGCTTCATATTGAAACAACGCACTTTTTGGTTGGCATCTGCCTTTTTTATTGAGaaatgttttatgaaaacacgtTTCGATACACAAAGTATAGTAATAAAAGTAAAATCtcactctttttatttttctcaacaAAATCGCCGCCCAATTTCTTAAAATTCagcattttaaaatataaagacAAAAATATATTGTCCAACTTCGTTGGTCTGACTTGTGATCCAATTCCAAGCCCCTCTCTCTTGACGCTCTCTCTCTGCAACTTTTGAACTTCGCCGGATTTTCTTCTGAGCTGATGAAGTGCTTCCATTTCACTAACGGGGAGGGGCGGGACAACGAGGAACCCGGCGTCATTCCCCGGGCGACGTCGAAGGTGTCGTGGGTGCGCTCCCTCAGTGTGGCCTCCAGCAGCTACGGCACCACTCGGCGGTCCGAGTTCGACTCGGACTCGAGGGACCTGTCCGACTCGGTGGCGTTCCAGGAGCTGCTGAGTCTGCGGCGGGCCAATGTTCTGAGGGTGTTCACGTTCTCGGAGCTGAAGGCGGCGAGCAAGGGGTTCAGCAGGGCGTTACTGATTGGAGAAGGTGGTTTTGGGTGCGTTTACAGAGGAATCGTCAGAGGCTGTAACGTCGGCGACGGGAAAATGGACGTCGCTATCAAACAGTTGAATCGGAATGGCTTCCAGGCATGCTCTTTGATccccttttaatttttgttttgaatttttgggtttGTAATTGTCAAAAATGTTGATGGTTTTGCGAAAAGTTTGGaatttttagtgttttaatcgCTAGAAAATGTAGTATGGGATTGcaattttacaaatttttatttggcaattttttatattttttatttgaatttctcAAGCCATCCACTTTAACTGTTTGGGAATCAATTTTGTTCAGTGTTCACctttgtgcttttttttttttttttctgtggcTTTTGCTTTGTGGGTTctgctttgtttttgtttcttgtaaaatttgTGGGGTTGGAGTTGAAAGTTCGTTTGAATTAGAGATGGGATTTGTGTCATTTCAGCTAGTTGAAGGTTGTTAACATTGCTGGTACACTGACTGTTGTATAGATTTAGGGCTTGTTTAGAGCTGCTTTTAAAATGGCTGAaagtttttttgtgaaaatgtttttggaaccaatctttagtaaaaatacaagtgaatCAATGAAAAGCACttcaaagtgcttttggaacctagAAACATTATTTCTAAAAGTGTTttctgtcattttaaaaacactttcaaacgagCTCTTATGCTGCAAGTGTGTTTTGCTTGTAGGATAATTTGATTAGTGGTTGGTTTCGATTAAGGATTTATTTGAACGGTCTGAATGTAGCTTTACTTTACATGCTCTATATTTGAGATTGTAGGTTTTCAAGTTTTTGAGGTTGTCTAACGGGGTTGCAGTATTTTACGTTCTAGTATTCAGGGGCATAAGGAATGGATTAATGAAGTAAACTTGTTGGGCGTTGTCAAGCACCCAAATCTTGTTAAGTTAGTAGGATACTGTGCAGAAGATGATGAAAGGGGGATTCAACGGCTATTGGTTTATGAACTTATGCGTAATAAAAGCTTGGAGGACCATCTATTGGTTcgatcttcatcatctctcccATGGATGACAAGACTAAGAATCGCTCAAGATGCAGCCCGCGGATTGGCATATCTACATGAAGAGATGGATTTTCAGGTATGCTATATTGTTTATGAAGACACTGTTCTCACGTTATTCTGTGGTGCATTTCTAACTTAGCCTATATCCCTTGGCACTTGCAAATCCCTCCAAACAGTCTTTTGTGCCTAAATTTTCCCATTTTTATAGCAGATGATATCTGCAAGTAAATGCTTCCCATTACTTTTCTTATATCCGGTAGTCCGTATTGTGTTTAGGTTACTTAGCTGTTCGCTGATATGAtttggatcttccttgtaacTGGTGCAGCTAATATTCCGCGACTTTAAACCATCAAATATTCTGCTAGATGAGGACTTCAATGCAAAGCTTTCAGACTTTGGACTAGCGAGGCAGGGACCTCCAGAGGGGACAAGTCACGTTTCAACAACAGTAAGTTGTACTATCTTTTGGGTAGAGCAGTTTGTCTTTCTAGAATGTATTTGGGCAGATCGTGCTCTTTAGGTGTTGGGAGTTTTGGGACACAAGCCACTCGTTTCAGTGTTTCACCAAGGAGATATTAGTGATAAAAGTAAAAGTAAATGGTTGTCTGAAGATTCTAGGCCCTCTTTGCCACTTCCAAAATTTCTTGAAAGACTTAACCGATGGCTACACTCCTGTGAAATGGGACCTGTTAATGATGGAAACCAACTTCTTTGCTTGTTTCTGGTGAATTATAAGTCCTGCATTCTGGGAAATGCATTACTTACCATGAATATTCGCTTTTATAGGTTGTGGGAACAGTAGGTTATGCGGCTCCTGAATATGTACATACGGGGAAGCTGACTGCTAAAAGTGATGTGTGGAGCTTCGGAGTGGTTCTGTACGAGCTCATCACAGGAAGGAGGGCGGTGGAGAGAAATTTGCCCCGCAGTGAGCAAAAGCTTTTGGAATGGGTCAAGCCCTATGTTCCAGACTCAAAGAAATTCCACCTTATTTTGGACCCTCGGCTTGAAGGACAGTATAGTATCAAATCAGCTCAAAACCTTGCATCATTAGCTAACCGGTGTCTATCAAAGCAACCAAAGTCTCGCCCAAAAATGAGTGAGGTGGTTGGGGTTTTGGGATGCATCATAGATGAGCTGTCACCTCAAGACGAAGTAGTCCCTGAACCTGTGATTGAAACTGAAGAATCAAATGAAGAAACCGTGGAGGAGACTGAGATCGAGTCTACCAAACAAGGAAACAAAAAGAGGGTTTTTGACATAAAAGACATGGTTAACTTTAGAAACAAATCTATTGGGAAGTTGGATTGGAGAAACTGGACCCCGGGGTTGATAAGAACTTGGTGATCAAGCATTCAGCCAGCTTGTGGCAGAAAAGAACCAACAGGCGCATTTCGACCTTGACATCGAGAACAACAGATGCTTCTTGTTCAAATATTACAGAGGTACAGGATTCCCTAtccattctttttccttttcggTAGATGgctgtaaatataatttgtaaaGGGACACTGCACATTTGAGGCACGCGTCCGTTTCATTAATGCACAAAATGTGTGGCACAAGTTCATTCTCTCTTCCGTGTAACGAGTCCTCACACGTCGTAGAGGTGAGCGGGAACGATGGCAGTCCAATGTCAAATGAGTTTTGTAATCCAAATGTGAAAGCTTTCCTTATAGATGTCTCTACGTTCAAAGAAGAATTCAAATTACGGCAAGCTCACTCCACAAGGAGGGAGGTTCCAAGCCCATAAACGATAGAATATTCCTGGGCCTAATTAAGCCGAAGGAAACATTCCTAATCAAGCCGGACCTCATTTTCTTACCGAATGACATGAACCGATAATATTGCAACACATATTCATTTTCGATGTCGCCAATGAGCTTTTGCTCTAGGGTTCTCCATTCCTCCATTCATTTTCCATCTTCTGTTCTTCCTCGAAATCCCTTCTCCATGCTTACATTCATTTTCCATCTTCTGTTCTTCCTCGAAATCCCATCTCCATGCCTAC
Encoded proteins:
- the LOC114823246 gene encoding serine/threonine-protein kinase PCRK1-like, producing the protein MKCFHFTNGEGRDNEEPGVIPRATSKVSWVRSLSVASSSYGTTRRSEFDSDSRDLSDSVAFQELLSLRRANVLRVFTFSELKAASKGFSRALLIGEGGFGCVYRGIVRGCNVGDGKMDVAIKQLNRNGFQGHKEWINEVNLLGVVKHPNLVKLVGYCAEDDERGIQRLLVYELMRNKSLEDHLLVRSSSSLPWMTRLRIAQDAARGLAYLHEEMDFQLIFRDFKPSNILLDEDFNAKLSDFGLARQGPPEGTSHVSTTVVGTVGYAAPEYVHTGKLTAKSDVWSFGVVLYELITGRRAVERNLPRSEQKLLEWVKPYVPDSKKFHLILDPRLEGQYSIKSAQNLASLANRCLSKQPKSRPKMSEVVGVLGCIIDELSPQDEVVPEPVIETEESNEETVEETEIESTKQGNKKRVFDIKDMVNFRNKSIGKLDWRNWTPGLIRTW